CTAGACAAGATGGGTTACGACTTAGCAAAGGTTGCTGAGGTTCTGTGCAAGCTTGCGGATTCTGAGGACAATCCAGATGTTTCTAAGGCTTCAGTTGATGGAGGAAAAGGCTATGTCTCTTAGAATTGCAGTGGGAGGTTTTAGGATTGGCGTTGACTGAACGGGAGCGAAAGATTTTACAGCTATATGCCGAGGGCTTGAATGATTATCAAATTGCCAAGAAGTTAAAGATAGAAACACCTAATGTTTATCGTGCACGGAAGACTGCGCTCAGAAAGCTTGATCGAGCAAGGGCAGATTTGTCGTTTGTTGATAACCTCAAAAGAAAATAGGTTCGTAAGGAGCGTAATGGCTGAAGACCAAACGCTTCAGTACGAAAATCCTTTTCTAACTCTATTTCTTAGCGAATTCTAATCCGTGCAGCCTTTTTTATAGATAGCCAACAACTTGAATCTGGCAGACCCGCTTTCTTACAAGTTTGCTTTGTCAGGTTCAGTTAATATGTTCCATAGTTATTACAATTTTTCCTCGTGGGTGTCCTTCTTCAAAATACCGGAAAGCTTCAGCAACCTCATTTAACGGGTAATGTCTATCTATGATCGGAACTAATTTGCCAGATTCAATAAGCTCTTTTATAAAATCCAAATCTTCTTTATTATTCGGTTTCCAAGCCATAAGACTCATCTTCTTACTACCAACCAATGAAATTAATGGACCTAGAAACAAAGTTTGGAAAATTGTAAATCTGGAGCCCCCAACTAAAGAGTAAATTCCATTGGAACTTAATGAATGCCTATAATCGAAAATCGAATGATATCCTGCAATATCAAGAATCAGGTCATAATGTTGCCCATTTTTTGTGAAATCTTCCTGAGTGTAATCGATAACATGGTCTGCACCAATCGAACGCAGCATGTCCAACTTTTTTGCATTGTCCACACTAGTTACTTCAGCTCCAAAGTACTTCGCAATTTGGACTGCAAATGGACCTACGCCACCGCCAGCGCCATTAATCAGAACCTTTTGTCCTGGCTGAATCCGTCTTTTATTGCGAAGACCTTGGAGGGCAATTATTGCTCTTGAGGGTATTGTTGCTGCTTCTTCGAATGACAAACTAACTGGTTTCAATGCTAAAGCTTTTTCAGGGGCGCATACAAACTCAGCAAAAGCGCCAAACCCATAATTGAATAAGTCCCCAAATACCTCATCACCCGGACGGAATTGCTTTACGTTTGTACCAACCGCTTCAACTCGACCGGCTATGTCAAATCCGAGTACTTTGTATTTTGGTTTTAGAGGACCCAAGAAACGAGCAGACCATGCCCTTCCTCTAAGGAAATCCAGGTCTTCTACATTTAGAGAAGCCGCATATATTTTTATTAGTACTTCATTGTTATTTGGAGTTGGTTTTTCTATGTCTTTAAGTTGAAGAACATCTGGAGATCCATATTTTGTGCAGACTATTGCCTTCATTTCAACCATTCAATAATATTTTATTTGAGTCATATATAGATACGAAAAAAGATGGAGAAGGCTAACCTTCCTGTTTAGGCCACTTCCATGCATGCCAAACAATTAGTACAATAAATACAACTTCCAAAATCTCATAAAATACATAATAAGCCCAAGTCTCTCCTGGTACAAGAAGTGCAGGAACCAAAACAACAGCATAGACTATACCCACAATGATGTTTACCCAACGATTCACTTTAGCTGGCAATGCCAGGGACAAGAAAATCATAAAAATCGGAATTGCCATTAATATTGCAGCTCCAAACAAAAACACTTGATTAAGCGCTATTTCTCCTGATAGTACGTTCTCTACTATATCCTGCCTATAGAATCCGAAAACATCGTTATATAAATAGAAAAACATTAAAGCTACCCATAATGCTGAAAGCTTAAACTTAACATTTATCTTAACGTCTTCAAGAATAGTCTTAATTCCCCCGGTGTTGGTTAGATGACGAGTATGCTGTCGTTTTTTATTTAAGACTTATGGAACGGTTAGCGCAAGCTCGGAGGATGAGGCATGTTAAGGTCGGTTATTATGTTCGATAGTTATGACTACATTTCCCTTCTTGTGTCCAGCTTCAACATACTGGTGAGCCGTGACAATTTGCTCCAAGGGATACGTTCTATCGATGACTGCTTTTAATTTGCCAGCTTCAATTAGACCGCCAAGTGTTGACAAATCATTTGGCTCCATGCCTGGGTTCCCCCAAGTTGAGAGAAAGACCCCGGTTTCTGTCAGCGACCCCTTTGCCTGTGAAATCGATATTTTGCCCACTGCATCAAAAACCAAATCATACCTCTGACCATTTTTGGTAAAGTCTTCTTTGACGTAATCAATCACAATATCCGCCCCCAAAGACTTGACTAACTCCAAATTAGCGGTGCTGCATACGCCAGTAACTTGTGCCCCGTTATTTTTAGCAAGCTGAACGGCGAAGGTGCCAACGCTTCCCGAAGCGCCATACACAAGGACCTTCTGTCCGTTCTTTACGTTTGCCTTCCTAAGAAAACCCAGCGCAGTCATACCGCCAATGGGAACAGCAGCAGCCTCCTCAAAAGTCAAATTTGCTGGTTTCTTTGCAACCTCTATAACTACTCTTCCCACCACATCTGTATCTGGAAGACAAATATACTCTGCATATCCCCCGCCAAAGCCAGTTGCAGCTAAAACCTCATCTCCAACCCTAAATCTGTCCACATTTTTACCAATTGACTCGACTACCCCAGAAACTTCCATCCCAAGGACTTTATTTTTTGGCCCTGTTAAACCTAAAGCGAACCGCATAGGGAGCCAAAACTTCGTTGGGACTTTGAATCCTCGCATACGTATGTCTCCCGCTGCAACAGTTGTAGCGTGAATTTTTATTAGTACTTCGTTGTCTTTTGGAACTGGTTTTTCCACATTTCTAAGGCTTAGAACTTCGGGTGGTCCATATTTCTCGTAAACGGCTACTTTCGTTTCTTTTTTACACTCCAGTTTTAGTTTTAATTGAATTATAAGCGTCAGCAATCATGAACATTGACGCCATAAGGAAAACCGTGGCATCTACCGTTATCGTTCCGTCTGGGAGCTGAGTGTTTCCGCTTGCAATAGTGGGCCACATAAAGAAAAACGCAAAATGAACTATTGCAACACCATAAAGGATCCAGCTTGTGAACCTTAAACCAGGAATTCCAGTTGCGTTAGACTGTTTTCTAATGCTTTTGCCAGCAGAGTT
This genomic interval from Candidatus Bathyarchaeota archaeon contains the following:
- a CDS encoding NAD(P)-dependent alcohol dehydrogenase, translating into MKAIVCTKYGSPDVLQLKDIEKPTPNNNEVLIKIYAASLNVEDLDFLRGRAWSARFLGPLKPKYKVLGFDIAGRVEAVGTNVKQFRPGDEVFGDLFNYGFGAFAEFVCAPEKALALKPVSLSFEEAATIPSRAIIALQGLRNKRRIQPGQKVLINGAGGGVGPFAVQIAKYFGAEVTSVDNAKKLDMLRSIGADHVIDYTQEDFTKNGQHYDLILDIAGYHSIFDYRHSLSSNGIYSLVGGSRFTIFQTLFLGPLISLVGSKKMSLMAWKPNNKEDLDFIKELIESGKLVPIIDRHYPLNEVAEAFRYFEEGHPRGKIVITMEHIN
- a CDS encoding DUF6326 family protein, which produces MKTILEDVKINVKFKLSALWVALMFFYLYNDVFGFYRQDIVENVLSGEIALNQVFLFGAAILMAIPIFMIFLSLALPAKVNRWVNIIVGIVYAVVLVPALLVPGETWAYYVFYEILEVVFIVLIVWHAWKWPKQEG
- a CDS encoding NAD(P)-dependent alcohol dehydrogenase, with protein sequence MECKKETKVAVYEKYGPPEVLSLRNVEKPVPKDNEVLIKIHATTVAAGDIRMRGFKVPTKFWLPMRFALGLTGPKNKVLGMEVSGVVESIGKNVDRFRVGDEVLAATGFGGGYAEYICLPDTDVVGRVVIEVAKKPANLTFEEAAAVPIGGMTALGFLRKANVKNGQKVLVYGASGSVGTFAVQLAKNNGAQVTGVCSTANLELVKSLGADIVIDYVKEDFTKNGQRYDLVFDAVGKISISQAKGSLTETGVFLSTWGNPGMEPNDLSTLGGLIEAGKLKAVIDRTYPLEQIVTAHQYVEAGHKKGNVVITIEHNNRP